From Cecembia calidifontis, one genomic window encodes:
- a CDS encoding DUF4221 family protein — protein MIRLNSHLNQVIPGLLLVFSFWACSKEKGSGNTDFIEISFALDTVMIDPGDEILNLRQSLWHADISKDGKYLFNYNINDAVMEKIDLDQQVLVSKIKFDKEGPEGLGNYISKFTIDDQDQFMFWYYGLSKVFDQNAKLVKDLKIDKILEGTFAQFDAQPIDFFKIPGDPHRLIGFYIKWEDKSYVIVDIDLQKESFHIIPLPELKRIQDFSTDLLYDGQWAGALGTGANSLANGERVLISNNCFNEVYIYDAVQDSLYLKELEGRLLGSKKTYIPPKQVDISSSQHWEVEKKQKEDINFGRILWDAKNQRYLRLSFKEKFGDEVIENRGYKAIGAEVFLSVFDKDFNLMAESVVPQLNKRAGQHFIKDGQIWIFENIDDEMAFLRLEILNR, from the coding sequence ATGATCAGATTGAATTCACACCTTAACCAAGTCATTCCAGGTCTTTTGTTGGTCTTTTCTTTTTGGGCATGTTCTAAAGAGAAAGGTTCAGGAAATACTGATTTTATAGAGATCTCCTTTGCCTTGGATACGGTAATGATCGATCCGGGAGATGAAATTTTAAACCTCCGCCAAAGTTTATGGCATGCTGATATTTCCAAAGACGGCAAGTACCTTTTCAATTACAACATCAATGATGCGGTAATGGAGAAAATTGACCTGGACCAACAGGTTCTGGTATCTAAAATAAAATTTGATAAAGAGGGGCCTGAAGGGCTTGGTAATTACATCTCTAAATTTACCATTGATGACCAAGATCAGTTCATGTTTTGGTATTATGGCTTAAGCAAGGTGTTTGACCAAAATGCCAAATTGGTCAAGGACTTAAAAATTGATAAAATATTGGAGGGGACTTTCGCGCAATTCGATGCCCAACCCATAGATTTTTTCAAAATTCCAGGGGATCCTCACCGCCTGATAGGCTTTTACATCAAATGGGAGGATAAAAGTTATGTGATTGTTGACATAGACCTTCAGAAAGAAAGTTTCCATATCATCCCGCTTCCTGAATTAAAAAGAATTCAAGATTTTTCTACTGATTTACTATATGATGGACAATGGGCGGGAGCCTTGGGTACAGGGGCAAATTCATTGGCCAACGGGGAAAGGGTTTTAATTTCTAACAATTGCTTCAATGAAGTTTATATCTATGATGCCGTTCAGGACAGTCTTTACTTAAAAGAATTGGAAGGGCGATTGCTTGGAAGTAAAAAAACCTACATCCCACCCAAGCAGGTAGATATCTCCTCCAGTCAACACTGGGAGGTAGAAAAAAAGCAAAAAGAGGACATCAATTTTGGAAGAATTCTTTGGGATGCTAAAAACCAACGTTACCTAAGGTTGTCCTTCAAAGAAAAGTTTGGTGATGAGGTCATTGAAAACCGGGGCTACAAGGCGATTGGTGCTGAGGTATTTTTAAGTGTATTCGATAAGGATTTTAATTTGATGGCTGAATCTGTGGTGCCACAGTTGAACAAAAGGGCAGGCCAGCATTTTATCAAAGACGGGCAAATCTGGATTTTTGAAAATATAGATGACGAAATGGCCTTTTTGAGGCTTGAAATTTTGAACAGGTAA
- a CDS encoding LemA family protein produces the protein MTALIIVAVVLALAFYVIGIYNRLVKLRTHVSEAWSGIDVQLKKRYDLVPNLIETVKGYASHERETLESVTQARVAAINAKGIENQQQAENQLTRAISGLFAVAERYPELKANTNFLQMQHDLSAIEQDIERSRRYYNGTVRDQNILIDSFPSNLVANAFGFLKSPFFELETEAERALPKVSFK, from the coding sequence ATGACAGCACTGATTATTGTAGCCGTAGTCTTGGCCCTTGCTTTTTATGTAATCGGAATATACAACCGCTTGGTCAAGCTGCGGACCCATGTTTCTGAGGCTTGGAGCGGGATTGATGTACAGCTCAAAAAGCGGTATGACCTTGTGCCCAACCTCATCGAGACGGTCAAGGGCTATGCTTCCCATGAGCGGGAAACCTTGGAAAGTGTCACCCAAGCTCGGGTGGCTGCAATCAATGCCAAAGGGATAGAAAATCAGCAACAGGCAGAAAATCAATTGACCCGGGCCATTTCAGGACTTTTTGCGGTAGCTGAGCGCTACCCGGAGCTCAAAGCCAATACCAATTTTCTTCAGATGCAGCATGACCTGTCCGCCATTGAGCAGGACATTGAGCGGTCCAGAAGGTATTACAATGGAACAGTGAGGGATCAGAATATACTTATTGATTCTTTTCCCAGTAACCTGGTTGCCAATGCCTTTGGCTTTTTGAAATCTCCCTTCTTTGAATTGGAAACAGAGGCAGAGAGAGCTTTGCCAAAGGTCAGTTTCAAATGA
- a CDS encoding dipeptide epimerase — MKLSFFVRDLPLKHTFTIAHQSRDVQDTIIVKLEEDGLFGLGETTTNPFYGMTADNIMERLEASRSLVEHGNWNSPEELWEKGRDIFRDNPFAQCALDMAAWDIFTKKQGKKLYEYLGLDPKNIPLTNFTIGIDTIEKMVDKMKEVDWPLYKIKLGTDHDLEIIRELRKHTSSTFRIDANCAWTAEQAIRYSEELAKLNVEFMEQPLGKDDLEGMKEVYTYSRLPVMADESCIVESDVKKCHGLFHGINVKLVKAGGITPGLRMIHEAKSLGMKTMVGCMTESSVGITAIAHIAPLLDYVDMDGAMLLAKDIAKGVTISPEEVTFPEGNGIGAVLLDK; from the coding sequence ATGAAGCTTTCATTCTTTGTCCGTGACCTTCCTTTGAAACATACCTTCACCATCGCCCATCAAAGCCGGGATGTGCAAGATACCATTATTGTAAAATTGGAAGAGGATGGCTTATTCGGTTTGGGGGAAACCACCACCAATCCCTTTTATGGTATGACGGCAGACAATATCATGGAGCGACTTGAGGCTTCCAGAAGCTTGGTAGAACACGGAAATTGGAACAGTCCGGAGGAATTATGGGAAAAGGGAAGGGACATCTTCAGGGACAACCCTTTTGCCCAATGTGCCCTGGATATGGCAGCCTGGGATATTTTCACTAAAAAACAGGGGAAAAAGCTCTATGAATACCTGGGACTTGATCCCAAAAATATCCCACTGACCAATTTCACGATAGGCATAGACACCATTGAAAAAATGGTGGACAAAATGAAAGAAGTAGACTGGCCATTGTACAAGATCAAATTGGGTACAGACCATGACCTGGAGATCATCCGGGAACTCAGAAAACACACGTCTTCTACATTCAGGATAGATGCCAATTGTGCCTGGACGGCAGAACAGGCCATCCGCTATTCCGAAGAATTGGCCAAACTGAATGTGGAGTTTATGGAGCAGCCTTTGGGTAAAGACGACCTTGAAGGGATGAAGGAAGTCTACACTTATTCCAGACTTCCCGTGATGGCAGACGAAAGTTGTATTGTGGAGTCAGATGTGAAGAAGTGCCATGGTCTTTTCCATGGTATCAACGTAAAATTGGTCAAGGCAGGCGGTATCACACCGGGTCTGAGGATGATCCATGAAGCAAAATCACTGGGGATGAAAACCATGGTAGGCTGTATGACAGAATCTTCTGTAGGCATTACAGCAATTGCCCATATTGCTCCCTTACTGGATTATGTGGATATGGATGGGGCCATGCTCTTGGCAAAAGACATTGCCAAAGGAGTAACAATTAGCCCTGAAGAGGTAACTTTTCCGGAAGGCAATGGGATAGGAGCGGTTCTGCTCGACAAATAA
- a CDS encoding Fe(3+) ABC transporter substrate-binding protein translates to MFKNILKSTLFAFAGMILFSCGSGEKEEVVNVYTHRHYEADQKLFDMFTEATGIKVNVVSASADELIQKLELEGANSPADVLITVDAGRLHRAKSKGLLQAINSEVLNTNIPAKFRDPEGYWFGLTYRARILAYSLERVKPEELSTYEALTEPQWKGRILTRSSENIYNQSLLASIIAHHGKEGAETWAAGLLANMAREPKGSDRDQIKAVAAGEGDVAIVNTYYIGIMLNDANEEERKAAEKIGVFFPNQEDRGTHINISGAGVTKYAPNKENAVKLIEFLSSAQAQEFLANINFEYPVNPNAEFSDLLKKWGSFKADDLHLSVLGENNSDAVVIFDKVGWK, encoded by the coding sequence ATGTTTAAAAACATTCTCAAATCCACCCTCTTTGCCTTTGCAGGCATGATTTTGTTTTCCTGTGGTTCAGGAGAAAAAGAAGAAGTCGTCAATGTTTATACCCATAGACATTACGAAGCTGACCAAAAACTATTCGACATGTTTACAGAAGCTACAGGCATCAAAGTAAACGTGGTATCCGCTTCCGCAGACGAATTGATACAGAAATTGGAATTAGAAGGAGCCAACTCTCCTGCAGATGTCCTGATCACAGTAGATGCAGGACGGCTTCACAGGGCTAAGTCCAAAGGTTTGTTGCAAGCCATCAATTCTGAGGTTCTCAACACCAATATTCCGGCAAAATTCCGTGATCCGGAAGGATATTGGTTTGGCTTGACCTACCGTGCAAGGATTTTGGCTTACAGCTTAGAGAGAGTAAAACCTGAAGAATTGAGTACTTATGAAGCCCTTACTGAACCCCAGTGGAAAGGAAGAATTTTGACAAGGTCTTCAGAAAATATCTACAACCAGTCCTTATTGGCTTCCATTATTGCACATCATGGAAAAGAAGGTGCTGAAACTTGGGCGGCAGGTCTTTTGGCCAACATGGCCAGAGAACCAAAAGGATCTGACAGGGACCAGATTAAAGCAGTAGCCGCTGGAGAAGGTGATGTGGCTATCGTCAACACCTACTACATCGGAATCATGCTGAATGATGCCAATGAAGAGGAAAGAAAGGCTGCGGAAAAAATCGGCGTTTTCTTCCCCAACCAGGAGGATAGAGGTACACACATCAATATTTCCGGTGCCGGTGTGACAAAATATGCGCCAAATAAGGAAAATGCGGTTAAATTGATCGAATTCCTTTCCAGTGCCCAAGCCCAGGAATTCTTGGCAAATATCAATTTCGAATACCCTGTAAACCCAAATGCTGAATTCTCAGACTTATTGAAAAAATGGGGCAGTTTCAAAGCGGATGATCTTCATCTTTCTGTCCTTGGAGAAAACAACAGCGATGCTGTGGTTATCTTTGATAAGGTGGGCTGGAAATAA
- a CDS encoding BamA/TamA family outer membrane protein, whose translation MIKRILFVLLMLFTHQGFSQGFVKKYLNGIFNDTTDISRPQFLVYPTLAYAPETSWEIGFSSLYVYYANRDTANRLSEINGFTFVTLENQFGIWFDHAIYSDQNKWFFLGRIRLQSFPLKYHGIGMNTPKDYLALVDANQVIIKERVLREVKRNFYAGVELDYQKMSRVAFKPGENGPVFDLPLGYEGSTNFGIGLGTVYDDRHNVLNVRKGNFAELAFLHYPIGLSTFEFNTVVLDTRIFRPVGKNNVLAWQLLGEFNSGDVPFNQLGLLGGDSMMRGYYLGRFRDKNLLASQLEFRMLPLPLNFTNRIGASVFASTGTVFPDFSNASIHKAVWAGGAGLKFLLFPKKDIYTRLDVAFTKEGNGFYLFIGEAF comes from the coding sequence ATGATCAAAAGGATTTTGTTTGTTTTGCTGATGCTGTTCACGCATCAGGGTTTTTCCCAAGGTTTTGTAAAAAAATACCTCAATGGTATATTCAATGATACTACGGATATTTCAAGACCCCAATTTTTGGTTTATCCTACCCTTGCCTATGCCCCGGAGACCAGTTGGGAGATAGGTTTTTCTTCACTCTATGTGTATTATGCAAACCGCGATACGGCCAATAGGCTGAGTGAAATCAACGGTTTTACTTTTGTCACTTTGGAAAATCAGTTTGGTATCTGGTTTGACCATGCCATTTATTCTGACCAAAACAAGTGGTTCTTTCTCGGCAGGATAAGGTTGCAGAGTTTTCCGCTGAAGTATCACGGCATAGGCATGAACACCCCAAAGGATTACCTGGCTTTGGTGGATGCCAATCAGGTTATTATCAAAGAAAGGGTTTTGAGGGAGGTAAAGCGCAACTTTTATGCAGGCGTAGAATTGGATTACCAGAAAATGTCTAGAGTAGCTTTTAAACCTGGAGAAAATGGCCCTGTATTTGATTTGCCTTTGGGTTATGAAGGTTCTACCAACTTTGGCATCGGTTTAGGGACTGTATATGATGACAGGCACAATGTACTGAATGTAAGAAAAGGAAATTTTGCAGAACTGGCTTTCCTGCATTATCCCATAGGGTTGAGTACCTTTGAATTCAACACAGTGGTATTGGATACACGGATCTTTAGGCCTGTGGGAAAAAATAATGTCCTGGCCTGGCAACTTCTGGGGGAATTCAACTCGGGTGATGTTCCTTTCAATCAGTTGGGCCTGCTGGGCGGCGATTCGATGATGCGGGGCTATTACCTGGGAAGGTTCAGGGACAAGAACCTCTTGGCTTCACAGCTGGAATTTAGGATGTTGCCTCTTCCGCTAAACTTTACCAACCGAATCGGTGCAAGTGTTTTTGCCAGTACAGGGACTGTTTTTCCCGATTTTTCCAATGCCAGTATCCACAAAGCCGTTTGGGCGGGGGGAGCAGGACTGAAGTTTTTACTTTTCCCTAAAAAGGATATTTATACCAGACTGGATGTAGCCTTTACCAAAGAGGGGAATGGGTTTTATCTGTTTATAGGAGAAGCTTTTTGA
- a CDS encoding hydrogen peroxide-inducible genes activator codes for MTIQQLEYIIAVDKFRHFGQAAESCFVTQPTLSAQVSKLEKELEVILFDRSKMPVIPTEIGAQIIEQAKKVVSESKGIYELVAQLKGDVSGVIKIGIIPTLAPYLLHRFIKSFLEKYPNVKLQVEETVTEEVLRKLKNDELDLGIVVTPLNENGILEKPIFYEKFFAYMSKNHPLLKKEKIKVEDLNTDDLWMLQQGHCFRDQVLNLCNQSKFERMNFHYESGSLEGLRNMVNQYTGITLLPELATLDLREEEKSRLRRFEGVEPIREVSIVLTRSFLKKKLVELLFKEISESIPHEMTSKAHGKVVRFK; via the coding sequence ATGACCATTCAGCAACTGGAATATATCATTGCAGTAGATAAATTCAGGCATTTCGGACAAGCTGCGGAGTCCTGTTTTGTCACCCAGCCGACTTTGAGTGCACAGGTGAGCAAACTGGAAAAGGAGTTGGAAGTCATCCTTTTTGACCGGTCCAAAATGCCGGTAATCCCTACCGAAATCGGGGCTCAGATCATCGAACAGGCCAAAAAGGTGGTTTCTGAAAGCAAGGGTATCTATGAACTGGTGGCCCAATTGAAGGGAGATGTCAGCGGGGTAATCAAAATTGGGATTATTCCGACCTTGGCGCCTTATCTGTTGCACCGGTTTATCAAAAGTTTCCTGGAAAAATACCCCAATGTCAAATTGCAAGTGGAGGAAACAGTGACTGAGGAAGTCCTCAGGAAATTGAAAAATGATGAGCTTGACCTTGGCATTGTGGTGACCCCTTTGAATGAGAACGGGATTTTGGAGAAACCCATCTTCTATGAAAAGTTTTTTGCTTACATGTCCAAAAACCATCCTTTGCTAAAGAAGGAAAAAATAAAGGTGGAAGACCTCAATACAGACGACCTGTGGATGTTGCAACAGGGACATTGCTTCAGGGACCAAGTGCTTAACCTCTGCAATCAGTCCAAATTTGAACGGATGAACTTTCATTATGAAAGCGGATCCCTTGAGGGCTTGCGCAATATGGTCAATCAATATACAGGCATCACCTTGCTTCCGGAATTGGCCACTTTGGATTTGAGAGAAGAAGAAAAGTCCAGATTGAGGAGATTTGAAGGTGTGGAACCCATTAGGGAAGTCAGCATTGTGCTCACGAGGAGTTTCCTCAAAAAGAAACTGGTAGAATTGCTGTTCAAAGAAATCAGCGAATCTATTCCCCATGAAATGACGTCCAAGGCCCATGGGAAAGTCGTCAGATTCAAATAA
- a CDS encoding M14 family metallopeptidase yields MKRFLPCDPYSAIIGLFFILISCQPKASTPVVEVSELERAYELYKEQSINQRRFKYDEVIHLVTKRKQGFFVEEIGRSVEGKSIYQMTLGKGPTKVMLWSQMHGNESTATMALFDLFNFLEGENDGFDPLRKKLLEKLTLRFIPMVNPDGMDQWIRRNSLDIDLNRDAIKLTSPEAAILKNARDFFSPDFGFNLHDQQIYYTAGETATPATISVLAPAYNYETEVNDIRKRAMQVIVGMNKVIQQIVPGHVGKYDDAFEPRAFGDNFQKWGTSTILIESGGYPNDPEKQEIRRLNFIIMLHALLEIAEVQYTQYSLDDYYSIPDNALRLMDLVIRNLSQSKDQLTYEIDLGIRRRESDAHGSFFVSGVVDDLGDLSVFYGFEELDAKGMEVVEGKIFETPLANVGNITWDKAMELLRMGYLGVKVQNALDRELHNLPLMVLKNGNSIPTGIRTGGNPNFFLAEGGKLRYAIVNGYLIDLNDNSPKDLMQRVQ; encoded by the coding sequence ATGAAAAGATTTCTTCCTTGTGATCCTTACTCCGCTATCATCGGTTTGTTTTTTATTTTGATATCCTGTCAACCTAAGGCCTCAACACCAGTCGTAGAAGTCTCTGAATTGGAAAGGGCCTATGAATTGTACAAAGAGCAGTCCATTAACCAAAGGAGATTTAAGTACGATGAGGTAATTCACCTGGTCACTAAAAGAAAGCAGGGGTTTTTTGTGGAGGAAATAGGAAGGTCCGTAGAAGGAAAATCCATTTATCAAATGACCTTGGGCAAAGGTCCCACCAAGGTCATGCTCTGGTCACAGATGCATGGCAATGAAAGCACCGCTACGATGGCTTTGTTTGACCTGTTCAATTTCCTGGAAGGGGAAAATGATGGCTTCGACCCTTTGCGGAAAAAGCTTTTGGAAAAATTGACCCTCCGATTTATTCCTATGGTCAATCCTGATGGGATGGACCAATGGATCAGAAGAAATTCACTGGACATTGACCTGAACCGTGATGCCATTAAGTTGACTTCACCTGAAGCGGCTATATTGAAGAATGCCCGGGACTTTTTCTCTCCCGACTTTGGCTTTAACCTTCATGACCAGCAAATTTATTATACAGCCGGTGAGACAGCCACTCCTGCCACGATTTCTGTCCTCGCTCCTGCCTATAATTACGAGACAGAAGTTAATGATATTCGGAAACGGGCCATGCAGGTCATTGTGGGAATGAACAAAGTCATCCAGCAAATTGTACCGGGACATGTGGGTAAGTATGACGATGCCTTTGAACCAAGGGCTTTTGGGGACAACTTCCAGAAATGGGGCACCAGCACCATCCTGATTGAGTCCGGAGGCTATCCCAATGACCCAGAAAAACAGGAAATTCGCAGACTGAATTTTATCATCATGCTGCATGCCCTATTGGAAATTGCAGAGGTTCAATACACCCAGTACAGTTTGGATGATTATTACAGTATTCCCGATAATGCACTCCGCCTGATGGACCTTGTAATCCGGAACCTTTCCCAAAGCAAAGATCAGCTCACCTATGAAATTGACCTGGGAATCAGAAGAAGGGAATCAGATGCCCATGGTTCCTTCTTTGTTAGTGGTGTGGTAGATGATTTGGGAGATTTATCGGTCTTCTATGGTTTTGAAGAGCTCGATGCCAAAGGAATGGAAGTAGTAGAAGGCAAAATTTTTGAAACTCCTTTAGCCAATGTCGGGAATATTACTTGGGACAAGGCGATGGAACTTCTCAGAATGGGGTATCTCGGTGTCAAGGTTCAAAATGCCTTGGACAGGGAACTTCATAATTTGCCCCTGATGGTGTTAAAAAATGGAAATTCGATTCCTACGGGCATACGGACAGGGGGCAATCCCAATTTCTTCCTTGCTGAAGGGGGCAAACTCCGCTATGCCATTGTCAATGGCTACCTGATAGACCTGAATGACAATAGTCCAAAAGATTTGATGCAGCGTGTACAATAG